DNA from Cotesia glomerata isolate CgM1 linkage group LG10, MPM_Cglom_v2.3, whole genome shotgun sequence:
tcacaggaagcttccctgactacccccgcgatgttgtcactatgtctgtatgtatgtatgtgtgtgtgtgtgtgtgtgtgtgtgtgtgtgtgtgtgtgtgtgactatgtgactcgcttataacttttgaacggttgaaccgatttcatcgcggttggtgccattcgaaagggctacgctgaacttagatttcctgagaatttgaaccgattcggaccgatagattttaagaaatcttgaaaaatcttaaaaaaaataagaaaaaatcatttttgaaagtagtttttttggaatatcttttaaacggctttatcgatcaacttcaaaaactaatccgcccttaagcttgaaaaaccacgccgatcggcgtcaacccgatcaaaatcggttgattcgttcgagagatagcgtgaacgaaagaaaaccgaaaaaaaccgaaaaaagtgtttttttcacataacttcgtcatttcttctcggatcacttttgatgacatcgcataatttatagagcttaaaaaaccgcgtcgattgccgccaaaaacgtagaaatcggttaattagttcaaaagatatcgtcaataaaagatttgaaaacaagtgtttttttaaaatcactgcgacatttttttaaatagtctatataaattttgtttacttttcacaatataaaatctaatagataaattaatgaatattaaaaattcaacaataattaataagtatatagttataagatatcgttaaactcgaataaaatgtttaaaattgatacatgcaaagtactccttaaatgtagaaagttcacataattttttctcgaagagcttaaaaacgtcattggtgcaattttaagcgcctaagtatggaattagcgggaagttgcagggatggccttcagggtcaaccgtttttctaattttttttccttgagaaaaaaaattgattcaagcttaaaaattttaagcctaaaaaatatattgtacaGGTGATTAAGCAACTTTTCAAAAGAGTAATTGATTATCGCAAACAAGTTATATTTTACATCTAATACCAACTATAATATAGAAtcgaaaaataatgaaatactTCAAATATCTTTAGGTGCCGATCATAATAAAATCAGCCGTAATACATGGTTACCTGCTGAGAAAAATtgtcttattaaatattttggtaGACTggaaacattaaaaaaaactccaaGTATACCAACGTGCGAAAAGTGTAACAAGCCtccataaattatataaaatttatatataattattattaataaaactaaaaatgaaataaaaataatttacaaaaagtaTTTAAGCAAGTACGAGAGAGAAGACAGCCGCGCGCAGCCTACTCGGGAACGAAAGAGAAGAGAAAGAGAGACGGCGAAAGGCACCGGAGACAAGCCGGGAGTAGTAGGGGAAGCAGCCGGGGAATCACAGTAGCGGGGAGACGCGTAGTTCGCGCGCTCGCCGTGAGGCAGCGCGGTGTCGCTCAAATGGTTCGCCCGCAGACTCTTGCTCTAGAAGTATTATAAGCAATTTTCTGAGCAGTTTTTGTCAGATCAGCTTGAGCTTCTGAAGTGAGTGGTACGCTTACTGAAGAGGTCTTGAGTGCTGTGTGTACGGATATAGAAGGTAAGAATATTACTCTCTATATTAATCTGTCCTCGCAGTAGATCTTTTTGTACCAGGTCGACCTGAGGTACTCGGGTCACCGAATAGCCCCTATTGCACGGTAAGGGGGCGAGGCTGTGGTTCATAGTCTGTCGTTTCGTACGAATATCTGGGGATAAAAGCTAGGAGGTTGGCGACACCTGGACGAGGAGGTACTGCTCGTCGGAACACCTAGGGGGAGTTACGGCAGGGAGTCGAGGTACTTGACAATCCCGGTATCTCTATTTTTGTAACCAAGCTTCCCTTAGTTAATAGAGGGAGTTAGGGGGAATTTTAGTTAGATCCGCGGTCGCGACGCGTCACCCCGTAGGCTGCAAAATTAGCATCACGGCTTGTCAGTAGTATGGTTGTATATATTGTAAATTAGAGGTTAGATTGATGCGTGCTTTGTACAGTGGCATTTTGGTGTATTATAGAATATTTCACttattcttaatatttatcgtattttttactataatttattttattattataaatatttaatctagcttgattatgaataaaaaacattattattattttcattctatggcttattattattattaaatgaataaattcaaCCTTGTATTTGAATTCtgtctaattattttcttagtattagttagttgtaagttATCTGTGTTGCGTGATCCTCACCCAGACCCTGGACCACGACGAGCTAGAGCACGAGGAGGTCGTACTAACACACGACGAGGTATTAGAACCTTCCGCAACGTCACAGGTAATTTTTGGCGCTCGaactagagacttgaaattgaGAACCTCACATTAGAAGCGCGATTGTCATCTGaggcattttttattattggcttatttcttttattatcaaatattaaattattctttattactattattttacttggaatatttaatttatttttgctgacaatattaatattagtgCAAAATGAATTTAGATAATAATCCGGGTAATACAAAGACCTCTTTCCTGTGGGCACTTAGAAAAGTAGATGTGATAGCCGAATTAGCGAATCATAGAGTCGAAGTCGATCCATCCGCGACTGTAGCCGAATTAAGATTAATATTGCGTGACCACCTCGTACGTTTGAGAAACGCGCAGGGCAGTAGAGCGAATAGTATCGCAGATTTAGTTAATGATATAGATAACGCGGAAATCGCGGGTGACAAAGACACAGAACAGACGACAGAACCGAGCGTAGTAATCACACAGGAAACCGATCCGAATCAAATCACACCGATTCTTAGAAGACCTGACCGTATTAATCAAAAGACAAACTCGCACACAGCATCTGATAGTTCCGAAGAGGACTCTGAGACAGAAGAAGCAGAAGAATTGCGTAGGTTAGAAAGAGAAGTAAAAGAGAGAACCGCGCAAATACAAGAAGAAAAGAGAAGAGAAACAGAATTGCGTCGAGAAACGGAAGAAAGATTGCGTGCAGAGTTTGATAAGCAAGAACGGTTGAGACAGAGACAAGAGCGACGGTCGGTAAGAGAGAAACAAATCGCAGAACTGAGAGAGAAACTAACAAGCCTCTCAGATAGACCAAGCGTGAGAGACGAATCGCGAGAAAATTTAACAGAAAATCCCGCCGAATTAAGAGCACGTATAGAAAGAGAAATTCGCGCAGAATTAGAATTAGAGTATAGgcgaaaaaacgaaaaaagtAGACAAGAACATAGTAGTAGCCGTACAAATCAACGCGATAAAAGAGATATCCGGGACTTAGTTAGAAAATGGGGAGTAACCTTTGATGGTGGTAAAGGCGTGCAAGACTTTATCGAACGAGTAGATGAAATGCGTTTAACTTATAAAATGAGAAATAATCAAATAGTAGAATGCATACCAATTCTGTTAAAAGATAAAGCCTTGCTCTGGTATCGCAACAATAAACGTGATTGGCAAACTTGGAATGAGTTCACCAAAGACTTGACCGCTTTTTACATACCACCAGGGGTTAAGATCCAGATAGAAGAAGAAATTAGAAATAGGACGCAGGGAGCAAAAGAACCGGCAAAAGAGTATATCACTAAGTTGCAAACTTTGATGAGGAGATACGGTCAAATGAGCGAAGTAGCAAAATTAGAACGTCTCTACTACAATCTTCGTCCCGAATATAAAAGATACATCAAGCAGACAGAATTTAGCACGGTAAACGAATTGATACAATTATGCGATAGTTACGAGCAGTTGGTTATTCAGGAGGCTGGGTATAAACCACCCAAACAACAGTCGGTAATGCCAGAAACAGCCTATAACCAACAAACGAAGAAACACAAGAGCGATCGCATTGAAATCAATGAGTATAATCACCTAGAGGACTGCTGGAGGTGTGGAAGCAAAGGGCATATCCAAGCGGGATGTACAAATCCACGCATACTTATGTGTCGATTCTGTGGGACACGAGGAGTAAGCACTTATAACTGTGGCTGTTCGGGAAACGACCAGAGGGCCGGCACGAGAACCACGGGTCGGCCCGAAGGAGAAACGGTGCCCAAAGAAGAGATGACCAAGGGTCAAAAGATCAACAGAAGCCAGTCATTCGCGAAACCGAGAGGGAAAGGATGGACACCAAGAAATCGAAGCCGGAGCCAGTCAGTGCAACGAAATCCAGTGCAACCGGGCCAACAACAATATCGACCGAGTCGAAATCAAAATCCACAACAGCCTCAGCCTCAACATCAGCCTCAACCTCCACCccaacagcaacagcagcaaCAGAACCAAACGTTGCCGCATACCGATTTAACGCGCAAGTAAAACCGCGAAATCCTCGTCCGTATATCGTTGTCAGTCTAGGAAATAAAACACTTTGGTGTTTAGCAGACACCGGAGCTACGACTTCTTTGATCAGTCAAGAGCTGTGGGAATATATACAAGCTCACGGGCTATATTCAAACTTTGAACCAACACAACAAACAGCAACGGTAACAGACGGGCGTGAAGTATCTTGTGTGGGTATCGTGAATGTAAGGCTAAGAGTAAAAGATAGAGATAGAGAGTTACCTTTCTTTATCATGCCAGACTTTAATGGAGATATGCTGTTTGGAGTCGACAATCTGGGTACGCtaaattttagtataaaaTTAGATCCAGAGACGGGAAAGATGAGACATGCTATCAGTATGTGTACGGTCGTAGACGCAGTAACAAAAACGAAAATGGAAATTGAGAAAGAATTGTTACTCAACGCAGAAATTAAAGGACCCATCACACTAACTGAGCAcgtaataaaagtaaaaccCGGAATCGAGCCGATCAAATTTCGATACTCACCAAAAAATCCCGCGatgcaaaaaattattgacgaGGAGATCAATGAGATGATTGAAAAAGACATCATTGAACCGTCGAGTAGCCCTTGGACCTCGCCAATAGTATTAGTGCGAAAGAAGAATAAGAAATATCGATTCTGCATtgatttcagaaaaatcaatGAGATATCCGAGAAAGACGCGTACCCTCTACCTCAAGTAAACGCGACTCTAGACAAATTAAGAAATGCAAAATTCATTTCGTCAATTGATCTCGAAAGTGGTTATTGGCAAATACTATTAAGCGAAGAAAGCAAACCGATAACAGCATTCGCAGCCCCTGGTAGAGGACTCTTTCAATTTAAAGTTATGCCTTTCGGATTACATTCCGCTCCAGCGACCTTCCAGAGAACGATAAACAGTATCATTGGCCCCGAATTAGAACCGTTCGTATTCGTATACCTAGATGACATTATCGTGATCGGTCGGACATTAGACGAACACATGGAAGTATTACGCGAGGTATTAAAAAGACTTCGGGAtgcaaaattgaaaattaataccaaaaaaagtaaatttttggaATCGCGACTCGTTTATTTAGGACATGTGGTAGATGGGAAGGGTATCAGAACTGACCCAGAAAAGGTCAAAGCGATAGACGACGTAAAAACTCCGAAAAATATCAAAGAAGTACGACAGTTTGTTGGTATGGTCTCGTGGTATAGGCGATTCATACCAAATTGTGCGGAATTAACCAAACCTTTGACTGCTCTCACacagaaaaagaaaatttggaAGTGGGGTGAGAAGGAGCAAGATGCATTTGACACTCTGAAGGAGAAACTCAAGACAACACCAGTGTTAATGCCCCCAGATTTTGAAAAACCTTTCACCCTACAGACTGACGCGAGCCGAGAAGGACTCGGTGCAGTACTAACCCAAGAGACGAATGGTGAAGAGCATGTCATTGCGTATGCAAGCAGATCGTTAAATAAAAGCGAAATCAACTACACGGTGACCGAGAAGGAGTGTTTAGCGGTGGTATGGGGTATTCAAAAGATGAGGCCTTACCTCGAAGGCTATACGTTCAAAGTAATAACAGATCACCAATCACTTAAGTGGTTAAAAACACTCGAAAGTCCCGCCGGTCGTGTAGCTAGATGGAGCCTATATCTCCAACAGTTTGATTACGAGGTAGTCTATCGACGaggcaaattaaataaagtcgCGGACGCATTATCAAGAAGTAATGAAAAACAAGAGGATGATAATGACGCGAATCTTCAAGAGACAATAGTAGTCGCGAGCGTGGAAGTAAACGATAAGTGGTATAATCGCGTGAAAGAAGGGGTGATGAAATACCCGCACTTATATCCTGGGTTCTGTATAAAGAACGACAATTTATATAGGCATGTGCACCACAGTCTAAATTACTCTGAGCGAAGTGACGCATGGAAACTGTGTGTGCCCGAAAGCAAGAGAACCCAGGTGATGAAGAAAAATCACGATGAACCAACCGCTGGTCACTTAGGAGTGACCAAGACGATTACACGAATAGCGCGAAACTACTATTGGCCTCGAATGCACCTGGACATAGCTCGTTATGTCAGAAATTGCAAGAATTGTCAGAAATTTAAACCACAACAGCATCCGACACCGGGTAAAATGGGTACGGTAAATGCGACTCGACCATGGGAGGTCGTGTCCATCGATTTAATAGGTCCCAAACCACGGCCGTCGAATGGGATTTGCTATGTATTGGTAATACAAGACAAATTCACTAAATGGGTTGGGATCCAACCCCTACGACAGGCTAAAGCTGAAGCGATCGTACGAATATTAAAAGAGAGAGTACTCCTTCGATTTGGAAGTGTACGCGTGGTAATCTCTGATAATGGTAGTCAGTTTATGAGCAAAGAGTTTACCTCGTTATTAAAAGAATACGGAATCAAACATATGAGAACCCCTCCGTATTTCCCACAATGTAACCCGGTCGAGCGGACGAATAAAGTCATCGGTACGATGATAGCccaattcattaaaaaatcacaaagGTCATGGGATAAGTACTTACCCGAATTAAATTTTGCTATTAACACATCAAAACACGAATCGACCCAATTCACTCCTGCTTATTTCAACTATGGTCGAGAGATACTTCCTCCAAACACCCTGCGCGCGACTTGCGAAGGTGGTCAAGTAGTCGAGGATTATAATCACTTAGAtagtttacaaattttaaaagaagcAATGGATCTGGTTCGTCTCAATTTAGCTAAGGCTTTTACTAAACAGAGTCAGCATTATAATGATAGACACATTGATTGGTATCCCAAAATTGGCGACTTAGTGGCTCGGCGTGAGCACCACTTATCGTCAGCCATAGATCACTTTTCGGGTAAACTCGCTGAGAAATATTCCGGTGGGTATACGGTAACAAAGCTCATTAGTCCAAATGTTTTTGAGGTAAGACGTGACACAGAAACACACGTGGTACATGTTAAAGATCTTAAGCCATTTAATCAAAATGAAACCCCAGTCATTATTTTCGATTCATTCTATTAACACCAAGATGCAATtgtcatcaattattaaaatatttatcattgtattatattatcgattatgttgattatttttatattatttgcgtgcatttaaaatttttgcgttggtatatataaaattgtagTACTACAAGCAGTCAATGAAGGAGGAAAGTTTTGAAGACGTCATCAATAGCTTGCAGACGGTACTAGGGGTAGAGGGAAAAATGAACGTTGAACAGCTGACAGAAAAAGTCCAAGCGAGGATTAAGGTCTCGAAAGCTAAAAGAAGAGTTAGAGTCAAAAGCAAAGAGAAGAAGAAAGAGAAAGAAATAGAGGACCGTCCAGCAAAGACACCGACAACTCCCGAGGAAAGATTGGCCCTCATCCGAGAACGGGCGATAAAGAGGAAGCGTCTCGAGGACACCCTCAACATGGATCTCGATGACGTGGTTGTTCCGCCGAAAAAACCAGCTCCCGCGAGCAAGAAATCAGCAGTGCCACCAACTGTTGATCATCATCATCGGGGAGGTTGGCAAGCGGAGCAACCGACCGTTAAACCTAAATCCAGGAGACCAgctgtttttttaaaacagtCAGCACCAGCTTCAGGTAGGACAACGAAGGTCTTGGACATCCCAATAGCACCAAGGGAAGTACGACGTTTAGCAATTCGATCAGTCAAGGAGCAAGTGAAAACCAAAATCACGATGATCGTTCCCGCTACTTCGACATCCGAAGAAATTGCACCAGAGCCAGTCCAAGTCCCGCATTCACATCCAATTAAGACTCCACAGCAATCCACGAGTCAGCCCAGTACGTCAACTCTTGAGTACATACCTACTCCAATTCAGCAACTCCAGTCGGCTCCACCATATCCAAGACCCGAAGTTCCATTGGGTCCAACCCTGACGCTACGACCAAGACAGCACtacaaaaagtgtaaaaagAAGAGATATTTAGAGCAAGGAGAAGACGGGAAGATGTACCAGGTCGAGGAAAGAGGAGGCCGAGTGATCCGTACTGAGACCTCGAAGAAAATACCATCAGTAATCAAACTCATGGAGGTTGATCAGATACCCACGTCTACCACTTAGTACCCAAGCAGCTATTTAGCATTGCATCTCCGAGAGTCAAACGGTTCCACCACCGGAGGAAGGAGTCCAATCGCAGGGGAGAAGATTTTACAGTTTTAATATACCAATGCTACTAtcgtattatttatttttattattattatttatattattgcttgtattttttttattatttctttttttggtAATTCTACTATTTTATATGCTTTTAATAAAGTGATGctacgtttaaaaaaaaaagggtatTAGTTATGTAAGATATATAACTTAACTAATAAATACGAAAAtgtatgattattttttatactaaacTATGTAGTCTGAACAATAAatgtgttataaaaaaaacgaaaaatccACAAACATTTCTCCATAACACTTGTCATAAGCATTAAGTTTGCGTATTTTTCTTTCGCAAGTAAGGGGAGTGTAACAAGCCtccataaattatataaatttatatataattattattaataaaactaaaaatgaaataaaattaatttacaaaaagtaTTTAAGCAAGTGCGAGAGAGAAGACAGCCGCACGCAGCCTACTCGGGAACGAAAGAGAAGAGAAAGAGAAACGGCGAAAGGCGCCGGAGACAAGCCGGGAGTAGTAGGGGAAGCAGCCGGGGAATCACAGTAGCGGGGAGACGTGTAGTTCGCGCGCTCGCCGTGAGGCAGCGCGGTGTCGCTCAAATGGTTCGCCCGCAGACTCTTGCTCTAGAAGTATTATAAGCAATTTTCTGAGCAGTTTTTGTCGGATCAGCTTGAGCTTCTGAAGCGAGTGGTACACTTACTGAAGAGGTCTTGAGTGCTGTGTGTACGGATATGGAAGGTAAGAATATTACTCTCTATATTAATCTGTCCTCGCAGCAGATCTTTTTGTACCAGGTCGACCTGAGGTACTCGGGTCACCGAATAGCCCCTATTGCACGGTAAGGGGGCGAGGCTGTGGTTCATAGTCTGTCGTTTCGTACGAATATCTGGGGATAAAAGCTAGGAGGTTGGCGACACCTGGACGAGGAGGTACTGCTCGTCGGAACACCTAGGGGGAGGTACGGCAGGGAGTCGAGGTACTTGACAATCCCGGTATCTCTATTTTGTAACCAAGCTTCCCTTGGTTAATAGAGGGAGTTAGGGGGAATTTTAGTTAGATCCGCGGTCGCGACGCGTCACCCCGTAGGCTGCAAATTAGCATCACGGCTTGTCAGTAGTATGGTTGTATATATTGTAAATTAGAGGTTAGATTGATGCGTGCTTTGTACAGTTGCATTTTGGTGTATTATAGAATATTTCACttattcttaatatttatcgtatttttactataatttattttattattataaatatttaatctagcttgattattaataaaaacattaatattatttttattctatggcttattattattattaaatgaataaattcaaCCTTGTATTTGAATTCtgtctaattattttcttagtattagttagttgtaagttATCTGTGTTGCGTGATCCTCACCCAGACCCTGGACCACGACGAGCTAGAGCACGAGGAGGTCGTACTAACACACGACGAGGTATTAGAACCTTCCGCAACGTCACAAAAGCTCATACGAAAGTACGATGCTTTGAAAAACAGGACACCAATCCAGGCAAGGCTTCAAGTCGATAATTGCAGACGAGCTGTGGAAAGAAAAGAGCAATACagagaaaagaaaaatgaagGCAAAAGTTCTAAATCCTTATCAGATTAAAATGTATAAGACACATCTAAGGCGTTAAAAAAgtactaattatttttgtttcttatcctgaataaaaaaaagtattgggACAAAGGaaaaagtattggattgactagaaaatcaatacttttcaatatttttttctttgtctcgatactttttttttatcaggatgaatagataaaaataacatgCTTAGAATAATATGATTAATAGTCTGATTAATAGTTTTAGAATATTACGAGAAAGAGGTGTCTACTGACTGAGTCgtgttttttcattatttattgttttaaaaatataaattattatttttttatgggtTAGAAAATATATActgttatttttcttattgaagTTGAATGttctaatatattttatctttggAGAATTTTATTCAGTGAAATGTTCATTTATTCACAAATGAgtgctaaattaaaaaacattaaaattattttttattaaataattagtttacaCTAAGGACTAAGCAACATCTTAAAGTGCCATTTCTTGGCTAAGAAAATCTATGAGTTTATGATTATATAATTGAGCAATTTCAAAGCTTTACGCAGTAATTCTAaaaccaaaataaataaatttaagtcactgagtatttttttttagatctgTACTTCTAAGTTATGttgatgaaatatttcagcttataaaaattgtgcATTGTAGTCTTATAATAGCTTatgcaaattattatttttttgatagatTCGCGAAAAAGACTTTCACATAGCTAAAACATACGTATTCATTCCGGGTACGGTTCTCAGTGTAGAATTGCGAttctaaattttaagtatttggGCTAATTAACACATGTTtaagttgatattgttacggtagaaaaatttgtgattatttgaaatgttaaaattaaaaaaacaatgctAATGTTCTATGCATAACTgatagtttaaatattttttactgtaaagAAAAGTGTTTCGAGATTAggattgttgaatttttttgaagttgaGAATTTCAAagctgaaaaataaatcatactaataatttatacttagtAGCCCTAACGATAACTTTTTCTTATAATGTTTCTTATAATTTGATCGtggagataaaaaatatttcgttgagatttttaatttaaaaacactgAAATacaatgtattttaaaaatttggaattgaGTAAAACTCAACGGACAGTTGAGCGCAATTTTTTCTgctcttattaaattttttatttaatatttcttatgATAAAATAGTATCACTTTTTGTATagatctaatttttaatttgaatgtAGATTGAGCAAAAGaacttgcatttttttttttaatttttttttttttttttttttttttcaacgaattataaaatagtttttaaaagaaaaactatCCAGTCTGTAATACCGGACAGAGGCAATTCTATATCTAAAgattatatctaaaaaaaaaaatttgggcTGAAAGagtattacaaaaaatactgttaaagaaaaagattattagaataaaaaaccttcctaataatatatttttatgtttaagtGAAAATAAGTGCTTTTAGTTATTAagatttcattaaaaataattttgtactCTCGAAGTGTAcaaaaagaacaaaaaaatatattatataattctAATACTTTATTGTGGATGTGTTCAttctaatattttataaaacttatgtttaattcatgaaattatttaagtggTTCTTAATTACTTATGattcgaataaattttaatttaaaaatagatgaaaaattgtatgaataataatttgtttaaatctgattttttttttatttagaggaATTGTGGTTAAAATGACAAGATAAATTGTATAGCTGGTTATAAAAAAACCATCATAAACGAtgaattttcattcaattcttatttaaatacatacattcatttaaaatatgaaaaaaattaagaaaaattaaaaataacttgaattaaagATCTACTAGTTACTTAACCGCTTtggcgttaaaaaaatttaatttctatatatatactattcggttgttaaaaataattgataattgaaaataactttcgaataagattacttaattattgCTGATTTTAGAAGTGTCCGTAAAGTATCGCTCATTTAAGTAGCATTAATTTGAGGACTGTCCCTGAAGTATCATTCACattaataatgttattttgaaGAAGTCTCAATAGAATAgcaataaattgaattatcatcattggttatttttttgttgtagttttagaataaaaaacacttttgtcggttttctttcgttcacgataacttacgaacgaatcaactgattttgaccggactggcggtgatcgacgcggttttttgatgttaagagctgattagtttttggaattaatcGGTAGAgtcgtttagaagttattccaaaaaaaccacttttcaaaaaattattgtttgtagtttttttgcaatttctcaaaatctactggtctgAATCGGTTTAAATTTTCAGGATATCTAAGTTTTGCTCAAGCTCTTTCGAATagcgccaaccgcgatcaaatcggtcgagccgtttaaaagttataagcggttcacatactttcacacacacacacacacacacacacacacacacacacacacacacaagttaacaccttagccaccagaaggaagagcagtagctagatcctcccttcacgaagtaatgcctgacggcggtttccatgagggattagaggaaagaaggaaaaggggtttagggtttagtgggtaggggcgttagtgtcgagctagtatgacgctgcgtcgagtcgccacatatccaggccaaacagctatgcctagaatccgtaaaaaggattcccccccctacaaaaaaaaaaaaaaaaaaaaaaaaacacacacacacacacaaacatacagacaccgtgacaacttcgcggggatagtcagggaagctttctgtgaccttcaaacgtcgagatctgatgaaaactcgatttttgcaaaacggggtgaaaacaataacttcccgatttttgaaaatctgagatttttagcggaaagttaaaaattatgcttaatacaaaaatgatgttcaatactttttcGAGCTATTTTCAAAATGAATTCTTACAAGGGCTAATAGGAGTCGTTGTTGATTCTGAAAATCTCCATTTTAAAACAgcagttttttaagaaatctggaagaaaaaatcataaatcatTCAAATCAACGCTTGTACCAATTATAAAGCttaaatttctgtaaattttacGAGTCATCATAATCATGAATGCACTATAGCTTATAATTGACTTTTTATAGTACGGGAACTTCATATTTGAATTTTGGCGTTATTTCTATCATGAAAAGAACGAC
Protein-coding regions in this window:
- the LOC123273380 gene encoding trichohyalin-like, coding for MNLDNNPGNTKTSFLWALRKVDVIAELANHRVEVDPSATVAELRLILRDHLVRLRNAQGSRANSIADLVNDIDNAEIAGDKDTEQTTEPSVVITQETDPNQITPILRRPDRINQKTNSHTASDSSEEDSETEEAEELRRLEREVKERTAQIQEEKRRETELRRETEERLRAEFDKQERLRQRQERRSVREKQIAELREKLTSLSDRPSVRDESRENLTENPAELRARIEREIRAELELEYRRKNEKSRQEHSSSRTNQRDKRDIRDLVRKWGVTFDGGKGVQDFIERVDEMRLTYKMRNNQIVECIPILLKDKALLWYRNNKRDWQTWNEFTKDLTAFYIPPGVKIQIEEEIRNRTQGAKEPAKEYITKLQTLMRRYGQMSEVAKLERLYYNLRPEYKRYIKQTEFSTVNELIQLCDSYEQLVIQEAGYKPPKQQSVMPETAYNQQTKKHKSDRIEINEYNHLEDCWRCGSKGHIQAGCTNPRILMCRFCGTRGVSTYNCGCSGNDQRAGTRTTGRPEGETVPKEEMTKGQKINRSQSFAKPRGKGWTPRNRSRSQSVQRNPVQPGQQQYRPSRNQNPQQPQPQHQPQPPPQQQQQQQNQTLPHTDLTRK